A single Ammospiza caudacuta isolate bAmmCau1 chromosome 6, bAmmCau1.pri, whole genome shotgun sequence DNA region contains:
- the SYNJ2BP gene encoding synaptojanin-2-binding protein: MNGSVAGGGYAEEIISLTRRPSGLGFNIVGGTDQQYIANDNSIYVSWIKKDGAAYLDGRLQEGDKILAINGKDLKDLRHKDAVELFRNAGYYVSLKIQRRLQPQNGPVGHGGDGESGGLPLAAILVPGLALAATAVWILLRYRQRM, encoded by the exons ATGAACGGCAGCGTGGCGGGCGGCGGCTACGCCGAGGAGATTATCAGCCTCACCCGCAGACCCTCAG ggttaggcttcaaCATTGTTGGTGGGACAGATCAGCAGTACATTGCCAATGACAACAGCATCTATGTCAGCTGGATCAAAAAGGATGGGGCAGCTTACCTTGATGGCCGATTACAAGAAGGAGATAAAATTTTAGCG ATCAATGGCAAAGACTTGAAGGATTTGCGGCACAAGGATGCTGTGGAACTGTTCAGGAATGCAGGCTATTACGTGTCTCTGAAAATTCAGCGCAGG tTGCAGCCACAGAATGGCCCTGTGGGTcatggaggagatggagaatCAGGTGGGCTTCCTCTGGCAGCCATTCTTGTGCCAGGCCTGGCGCTTGCTGCGACAGCAGTCTGGATCTTGCTGAGGTATCGACAGCGGATGTGA